A DNA window from Burkholderia sp. HI2500 contains the following coding sequences:
- a CDS encoding Glu/Leu/Phe/Val family dehydrogenase, with amino-acid sequence MSSQLQSIPSYLHADDLGPWGNYLQQVDRVAPYLGSLSRWLETLKRPKRILIVDCPIELDNGTVAHFEGYRVQHNVSRGPGKGGVRYHQDVTLSEVMALSAWMSVKNAAVNVPYGGAKGGIRVDPRKLSRGELERVTRRYTSEIGIIIGPNTDIPAPDVNTNEQVMAWMMDTYSMNQGQTSTGVVTGKPIALGGSLGRKEATGRGVFVVGSEAAKKKGLEIEGARIAVQGFGNVGGIAAKLFQEAGAKVIAVQDHTGTIYQPAGLDSNKLLDHVARTGGVAGFEGAEPMPNDEFWTVETDILIPAALENQITEKNAGKIRTKIIVEGANGPTTTAADDILTANGVLVIPDVIANAGGVTVSYFEWVQDFSSFFWTEDEINHRLERVMREAFSGVWAVAEEHKVSVRTAAFIVACKRILMAREMRGLYP; translated from the coding sequence ATGTCTTCGCAATTGCAGTCCATCCCGTCCTACCTGCACGCCGACGATCTCGGCCCGTGGGGCAACTACCTTCAGCAAGTCGATCGCGTCGCGCCGTATCTCGGCTCGCTGTCGCGCTGGCTCGAAACGCTGAAGCGCCCGAAGCGCATCCTGATCGTCGACTGCCCCATCGAGCTCGATAACGGGACCGTCGCGCACTTCGAAGGCTATCGCGTGCAGCACAACGTGTCGCGCGGCCCGGGCAAGGGCGGCGTGCGCTACCACCAGGACGTGACGCTGTCGGAAGTGATGGCACTGTCCGCATGGATGTCGGTCAAGAACGCGGCCGTGAACGTGCCGTACGGCGGCGCGAAGGGCGGTATCCGCGTCGACCCGCGCAAGCTGTCGCGTGGTGAGCTCGAGCGCGTGACGCGCCGCTACACCAGCGAAATCGGCATCATCATCGGCCCGAACACCGACATTCCGGCGCCGGACGTCAACACCAACGAACAGGTGATGGCGTGGATGATGGACACGTACTCGATGAACCAGGGCCAGACGTCGACCGGCGTCGTGACCGGCAAGCCGATCGCGCTCGGCGGTTCGCTCGGCCGCAAGGAAGCAACGGGCCGCGGCGTGTTCGTCGTCGGCAGCGAAGCGGCGAAGAAGAAGGGCCTCGAGATCGAAGGCGCACGCATCGCGGTGCAGGGCTTCGGCAACGTCGGCGGCATCGCGGCGAAGCTGTTCCAGGAAGCGGGTGCGAAGGTGATCGCGGTGCAGGATCACACGGGCACGATCTACCAGCCGGCCGGTCTGGATTCGAACAAGCTGCTCGACCACGTCGCACGCACGGGCGGCGTCGCGGGCTTCGAAGGCGCGGAGCCGATGCCGAATGACGAGTTCTGGACGGTCGAAACCGACATCCTGATCCCGGCGGCACTGGAAAACCAGATCACCGAGAAGAACGCAGGGAAGATCCGCACGAAGATCATCGTCGAAGGCGCGAACGGCCCGACGACGACGGCGGCGGACGACATCCTGACCGCGAACGGCGTGCTGGTGATTCCGGACGTGATCGCGAACGCGGGTGGCGTGACCGTGTCGTACTTCGAATGGGTGCAGGATTTCTCGAGCTTCTTCTGGACGGAAGACGAGATCAACCACCGTCTCGAACGCGTGATGCGCGAAGCGTTCTCCGGCGTGTGGGCGGTCGCGGAAGAGCACAAGGTGTCGGTGCGTACCGCAGCGTTCATCGTTGCGTGCAAGCGCATCCTGATGGCGCGCGAAATGCGCGGCCTGTACCCCTGA
- a CDS encoding glutamate/aspartate ABC transporter substrate-binding protein, which translates to MKYQKAVLMFAALCAFASGAHAQETGTLKKIKDTGVIALGHRESSIPFSYYDQNQQVVGYSREFQLKVVDAVKKKLNLPNLQVKNIPVTSQNRIPLVQNGTVDIECGSTTNNAERQQQASFSDTIFVIGTRLMTKKDSGVKDFADLKGKTVVTTAGTTSERLLRKMNNDKQLGMNIISAKDHGDSFNTLESGRAVAFMMDDALLAGERAKAKQPGEWVIVGTPQSEEAYGCMMRKGDADFKKVVDDAISQVEKSGEAAKIYAKWFENPIPPKGLNLNFPLSDSMKKLYANPNDKALD; encoded by the coding sequence ATGAAATACCAAAAGGCAGTCCTGATGTTCGCGGCGCTTTGCGCGTTCGCAAGCGGCGCGCATGCTCAGGAGACGGGCACGCTGAAGAAGATCAAGGACACGGGCGTGATCGCGCTGGGGCACCGCGAATCGTCGATTCCGTTCTCCTACTACGACCAGAACCAGCAGGTAGTCGGCTATTCGCGCGAATTCCAGCTGAAGGTGGTCGACGCGGTGAAGAAGAAGCTGAACCTGCCGAACCTGCAGGTGAAGAACATTCCGGTCACGTCGCAGAACCGCATCCCGCTCGTGCAGAACGGCACGGTCGACATCGAGTGCGGCTCGACCACCAACAACGCGGAACGCCAGCAGCAGGCCTCGTTCTCCGACACGATCTTCGTGATCGGCACGCGCCTGATGACGAAGAAGGATTCGGGCGTCAAGGATTTCGCCGACCTGAAGGGCAAGACGGTCGTGACCACCGCCGGCACGACGTCGGAGCGCCTGCTGCGCAAGATGAACAACGACAAGCAGCTCGGCATGAACATCATCAGCGCGAAGGATCACGGCGATTCGTTCAATACGCTGGAATCGGGCCGCGCGGTCGCGTTCATGATGGATGACGCGCTGCTCGCGGGCGAACGCGCGAAGGCGAAGCAGCCGGGCGAGTGGGTGATCGTCGGCACGCCGCAATCGGAAGAGGCGTACGGCTGCATGATGCGCAAGGGCGATGCGGACTTCAAGAAGGTCGTCGACGACGCGATCTCGCAAGTCGAGAAGTCGGGCGAAGCCGCGAAGATCTACGCGAAGTGGTTCGAGAACCCGATCCCGCCGAAGGGGCTGAACCTCAACTTCCCGCTGTCCGATTCGATGAAGAAGCTGTACGCGAACCCGAACGACAAGGCGCTCGACTGA
- a CDS encoding amino acid ABC transporter permease: protein MSYHWNWGIFLSPVSTGEPTTYFGWLMSGFWVTIEVSLVAWVIALIVGSLFGVLRTVPNKWLSAIGTLYVSIFRNIPLIVQFFIWYLVIPELLPASIGTWIKQLPPATQFFTASIICLGLFTGARVCEQVRSGINALPKGQRAAGLAMGFTQWQTYRYVLLPVAYRIIVPPLTSEFLNIFKNSAVASTIGLLDLSAQARQLVDYTAQTYESFIAVTLAYVIINLVVMAFMRWIEGRTRLPGYIGGK, encoded by the coding sequence ATGTCTTACCACTGGAACTGGGGCATCTTCCTGAGCCCCGTATCGACCGGCGAGCCGACGACTTATTTCGGATGGCTGATGTCCGGCTTCTGGGTGACCATCGAAGTGTCGCTCGTCGCCTGGGTCATCGCGCTGATCGTCGGTTCGCTGTTCGGCGTGCTGCGCACCGTGCCGAACAAATGGCTGTCCGCGATCGGCACCCTGTACGTGTCGATCTTCCGGAACATTCCGCTGATCGTGCAGTTCTTCATCTGGTATCTCGTGATACCGGAGCTGCTGCCCGCGTCGATCGGCACCTGGATCAAGCAGTTGCCGCCCGCCACGCAGTTCTTTACCGCGTCGATCATCTGTCTCGGCCTGTTCACGGGCGCGCGCGTGTGCGAACAGGTGCGCTCGGGGATCAACGCGCTGCCGAAGGGCCAGCGCGCCGCCGGTCTCGCGATGGGCTTCACGCAATGGCAGACGTACCGCTACGTGCTGCTGCCCGTTGCGTACCGGATCATCGTGCCGCCGCTCACGTCGGAATTCCTGAACATCTTCAAGAACTCCGCCGTCGCGTCGACGATCGGCCTGCTCGACCTGTCCGCGCAGGCGCGCCAGCTCGTCGACTACACCGCGCAGACGTATGAATCGTTCATCGCGGTGACGCTCGCCTACGTGATCATCAACCTCGTCGTGATGGCGTTCATGCGCTGGATCGAAGGCCGTACGCGGCTGCCCGGCTATATCGGAGGCAAGTGA
- the gltK gene encoding glutamate/aspartate ABC transporter permease GltK, with amino-acid sequence MHQFDWSSIPGALPTLWTGAVVTFQITLIAIVVGIVWGTLLALLRLSGVTPLAWFAKAYVTVFRSIPLVMVLLWFFLIVPQLLQGVLGLSPTIDIRLASAMVAFSLFEAAYYSEIIRAGIQAVPRGQVNAAFALGMNYAQAMRLVILPQAFRAMVPLLLTQAIVLFQDTSLVYVISLADFFRTAANIGDRDGTTVEMVLFAGACYFVICSLASALVKGLQKKVTR; translated from the coding sequence ATGCATCAGTTCGACTGGAGTAGTATTCCCGGCGCGCTGCCGACGCTGTGGACGGGGGCGGTCGTCACGTTCCAGATCACGCTGATCGCGATCGTGGTCGGGATCGTCTGGGGCACGCTGCTCGCGCTGCTGCGGCTGTCCGGCGTGACGCCGCTCGCATGGTTCGCGAAAGCGTACGTGACGGTGTTCCGTTCGATCCCGCTCGTGATGGTGCTGCTGTGGTTCTTCCTGATCGTGCCGCAGCTGCTGCAGGGCGTGCTCGGGTTGTCGCCGACGATCGACATCCGTCTCGCCTCGGCGATGGTCGCGTTCTCGCTGTTCGAAGCCGCGTATTATTCCGAGATCATCCGCGCCGGCATCCAGGCGGTGCCGCGCGGGCAGGTGAATGCCGCGTTCGCGCTCGGCATGAACTACGCGCAGGCGATGCGCCTCGTGATCCTGCCGCAGGCGTTCCGCGCGATGGTGCCGCTGCTGCTCACGCAGGCGATCGTCCTGTTCCAGGATACGTCGCTCGTGTACGTGATCAGTCTCGCGGACTTCTTCCGCACGGCGGCCAACATCGGCGATCGCGACGGCACGACCGTCGAGATGGTCCTGTTCGCCGGCGCATGCTATTTCGTGATTTGCTCGTTGGCGTCTGCACTCGTCAAGGGTCTCCAGAAAAAGGTCACAAGATGA
- a CDS encoding amino acid ABC transporter ATP-binding protein: MISIKNVSKWYGQFQVLTDCTTEVKKGEVVVVCGPSGSGKSTLIKTVNGLEPFQQGEILVNGQSVGDKKTNLSKLRSKVGMVFQHFELFPHLSITENLTLAQIKVLGRGKDEANEKGMKLLDRVGLKAHAHKFPGQLSGGQQQRVAIARALSMDPIAMLFDEPTSALDPEMINEVLDVMVELAQEGMTMMVVTHEMGFAKKVAHRVIFMDKGAIVEDDRKDDFFSNPKSERAKDFLAKILH; this comes from the coding sequence ATGATTTCCATCAAGAACGTTTCGAAGTGGTACGGCCAGTTTCAGGTTCTCACCGACTGCACGACCGAGGTCAAGAAAGGCGAAGTGGTCGTCGTGTGCGGCCCGTCGGGCTCGGGTAAATCCACGCTGATCAAGACCGTGAACGGCCTCGAGCCGTTCCAGCAGGGCGAGATCCTCGTGAACGGCCAGTCGGTCGGCGACAAGAAGACGAACCTGTCGAAGCTGCGCTCGAAGGTCGGGATGGTGTTCCAGCATTTCGAGCTGTTCCCGCACCTGTCGATTACCGAGAACCTGACGCTCGCGCAGATCAAGGTGCTCGGCCGCGGCAAGGACGAGGCGAACGAGAAGGGCATGAAGCTGCTCGACCGAGTCGGCCTGAAGGCGCATGCGCACAAGTTCCCGGGCCAGCTGTCGGGCGGCCAGCAGCAGCGTGTCGCGATCGCGCGCGCGCTGTCGATGGATCCGATCGCGATGCTGTTCGACGAGCCGACGTCCGCGCTCGACCCCGAGATGATCAACGAAGTGCTCGACGTGATGGTCGAACTCGCGCAGGAAGGGATGACGATGATGGTCGTCACGCACGAGATGGGCTTCGCGAAGAAGGTCGCGCACCGCGTGATCTTCATGGACAAGGGCGCGATCGTCGAGGACGACCGCAAGGACGATTTCTTCTCGAATCCGAAATCGGAACGCGCGAAGGACTTCCTCGCGAAGATCCTGCACTGA
- a CDS encoding autotransporter outer membrane beta-barrel domain-containing protein — MNHSFRSIWSETTGCWVAVAETTRARGKRSRSASCASRRAAHAATCRTSLRIAVAGVALAALSAGAAHASTCGGTAVANGGTCAPGSFSPTVNDNLAGSATVSGGDTIGVSGAWAGAGGDPGYTLTPIGSTTIVSGNPNQPLLSLGGKTHSVSTPDSITGTRTSVATYDSSAFSASTAGTTPVPVYHDVNGDQYVNTRIGTVAATGGTLNVSIGNAANAPDAAGNAIEMAAKQTDLTFADGTGAAKSTVTWNSRNQVRFTTGDYLADGGAVGSRQLDVPAYAGTFTAFDGSTWKVTDAASLAAYNDFLVRSVQSGALGSQAAYDSALGQAVTFSQQSFQYQNNVSPGDKNTLPIGFLSAMHGTGANATLQIGKDGQIDFRGVNTIDSSSAVLAENGAHFINDGRLSGDFTLVRLLSGASGVNNGVISSGYASGDDFDTSGSAPPNNFGYHAYTEGNGVFANGAGTSFVNHGVMNVGAWTLDGNQPDLQNYAVAVTGGATASNAGTINVGVNATTLDSQVIGGLVDGGSFTNEAGGTITLGRSAQYAPGGTASDVALAAHAYGILLGNSGTASNLGTIVIGSQTQNGAALASIGSASGTLTNAGAIVVNGAASGTPLANVGMLAANTAATVTNTGTITLNGVNGIGIMVVGTGAQATSALSSGTINVAGGLDPASSTRNYGVWAEGPRATATLDGALNLTGTGAIGVHARSGATINVGANAVPAFMSGANQIGFYAYGAGSKINVAAQHLSVDTDDSTLFRVAGGAAYTGTSTAGALTTDVNGQRAHGVLATDAGTVLSTGNATYNVNGANGIAIAIEGGAQGTIDAGATINLNAAGAIAGVVDGQAHDLAGANAGAPVATTLTNHAAVTSSTAGVTGFVAQNLGTLENRDTVLLTGAGSTGVVIGTLGTVNNASTIRVSDGTGALVQGASATLANAGSIEADDGIAGVHLTGAGASVALSGAGTVIANGSADGVLIDSTVTGGGLAAGATSIAVGGSGKGIDNQGTNATIALAGTQIGTTGRGADGLSSTGAGARIATDAATVVRTSGDNAHGFFVSGADSTLAANGTTVATTGAGSAAIVTTGGATALLSGAKITTSGATSDGLVAQNGGRIGDTGSTIASAAGNGATADSGGVLALTGTALKGATAGVLTSDTLANGATNSVLVDGGSVTSVTGPAFAVRGGTADIAVRNGTVVTAGNGTLLDLSNGNRATFTASAVNLAGDIVSDASSTGNVFLANGTTLTGKIDPVALSVDNTSTWRMTGSSVLSSLNNAGLVAFAAPTGSPTLAGSYKTLTTGSYVGNGGTIALNTFLGADASPTDRVIVNGGTASGTTGLKIANTAGTGAQTRGDGIPVVVTANGGTTTASAFQLAGPVQAGAYEYRLYRGGQGDANGWYLRSQLDPSDPGDPIHPSGGGDRGNNGNGNGGTLAYRPGVSGYALTPLLNADYGFSTLGKLHERVGDIYNLEKQQPGNRDGVWGRIGGQSLDANAGRFSADERTFFAQFGKDWTLDQAPNGGGSTHAGVTASIGVSNASFSDMARAETANLSTSTGSVEMHAQSIGGYWTKYLSDGTYFDSVGQVTHYGNRYRDSYGNEASQNGFGIALSQEVGKPFAIGALPVAVEPQAQLMYQYLKLNGFNDNVSAVSGTTTNALRGRVGVRIFRPNLQSDSGGGAATPYFTADVLHDFVSPGQTVVGGTPFATHLGRTWYELGVGVTAGFGKSGELYANAKIARNIGGDYRRGIVGQVGYRYSW; from the coding sequence CCGCCGCGCCGCACACGCGGCAACATGCCGGACCTCGCTTCGCATCGCGGTAGCCGGCGTTGCGCTGGCCGCGCTGTCGGCCGGCGCCGCGCATGCCTCGACCTGCGGCGGCACGGCCGTCGCGAACGGCGGCACCTGCGCACCCGGCAGTTTCAGCCCGACCGTCAACGACAACCTGGCAGGCTCCGCCACCGTCTCGGGCGGCGACACCATCGGCGTGTCGGGCGCGTGGGCCGGCGCCGGCGGCGACCCGGGCTACACGCTCACGCCGATCGGCAGCACGACCATCGTGTCGGGCAACCCGAACCAGCCGCTGCTGTCGCTCGGCGGCAAGACGCACAGCGTCAGCACACCCGACTCGATCACCGGCACCCGCACGTCGGTCGCGACCTACGATTCGTCCGCGTTCTCCGCGTCGACGGCCGGCACGACCCCGGTACCCGTCTACCACGACGTGAACGGCGATCAGTACGTGAACACGCGCATCGGCACCGTCGCCGCCACCGGCGGCACGCTCAACGTGTCGATCGGCAATGCGGCGAACGCGCCCGATGCGGCCGGCAACGCGATCGAGATGGCGGCGAAGCAGACCGACCTGACCTTCGCGGACGGCACGGGCGCCGCGAAAAGCACCGTCACCTGGAACTCGCGCAACCAGGTCCGGTTCACCACCGGCGACTATCTTGCGGACGGCGGCGCCGTCGGCAGCCGCCAGCTCGACGTGCCGGCCTACGCGGGCACCTTCACCGCATTCGACGGCAGCACGTGGAAGGTCACCGACGCCGCATCGCTCGCCGCGTACAACGACTTTCTCGTGCGCTCGGTGCAAAGCGGCGCGCTCGGCTCGCAGGCCGCCTACGACAGCGCGCTCGGCCAGGCCGTCACGTTCTCGCAGCAATCCTTCCAGTATCAGAACAACGTGTCCCCGGGCGACAAGAACACGCTGCCGATCGGTTTCCTGTCGGCGATGCACGGCACGGGCGCGAACGCGACACTGCAGATCGGCAAGGACGGCCAGATCGACTTCCGCGGCGTCAACACGATCGACTCGAGCTCGGCCGTCCTCGCGGAAAACGGCGCGCACTTCATCAACGACGGGCGCCTGTCGGGCGACTTCACGCTGGTGCGCCTGCTGAGCGGCGCAAGCGGCGTCAACAACGGCGTGATCTCGTCCGGGTACGCGTCCGGCGACGACTTCGACACGAGCGGCAGCGCGCCGCCGAACAACTTCGGCTACCACGCGTACACCGAAGGCAACGGCGTGTTTGCGAATGGCGCGGGCACGTCGTTCGTCAACCACGGCGTGATGAACGTCGGCGCGTGGACGCTCGACGGCAACCAGCCGGACCTGCAGAACTACGCGGTCGCCGTGACAGGCGGCGCGACCGCGTCGAACGCCGGCACGATCAATGTCGGCGTCAATGCGACGACGCTCGACAGCCAGGTGATCGGCGGCCTCGTCGATGGCGGCAGCTTCACGAACGAAGCGGGCGGCACGATCACCCTCGGCCGCTCGGCGCAGTACGCGCCCGGCGGAACGGCAAGCGACGTCGCACTCGCCGCGCACGCATACGGCATCCTGCTCGGCAATTCCGGCACCGCGAGCAACCTCGGCACGATCGTGATCGGCTCGCAGACGCAGAACGGCGCCGCGCTGGCGAGCATCGGCTCGGCGTCCGGCACGCTGACCAACGCGGGCGCGATCGTCGTCAACGGCGCGGCGTCCGGCACGCCGCTCGCCAACGTCGGCATGCTCGCGGCCAACACGGCCGCGACCGTGACCAACACCGGCACCATCACGCTGAATGGCGTCAACGGCATCGGCATCATGGTCGTCGGCACCGGTGCGCAGGCAACGTCCGCGCTGTCGAGCGGCACGATCAACGTCGCCGGCGGCCTCGATCCGGCCTCGAGCACGCGTAACTACGGCGTGTGGGCCGAAGGGCCGCGCGCCACGGCCACGCTCGACGGCGCGCTCAACCTGACGGGCACCGGCGCGATCGGCGTGCATGCACGCTCGGGCGCGACGATCAACGTCGGCGCCAATGCCGTGCCGGCCTTCATGTCGGGCGCCAACCAGATCGGCTTCTACGCGTATGGCGCGGGCTCGAAGATCAACGTCGCCGCGCAGCACCTGAGCGTCGACACCGACGATTCGACGCTGTTCCGCGTCGCGGGCGGCGCGGCCTACACGGGCACGTCGACGGCCGGCGCGCTGACGACCGACGTCAACGGCCAGCGCGCGCACGGCGTGCTCGCGACCGACGCCGGCACCGTGCTGTCGACCGGCAACGCGACCTACAACGTCAACGGCGCGAACGGCATCGCGATCGCGATCGAAGGCGGCGCACAAGGCACGATCGACGCGGGCGCGACGATCAACCTGAACGCGGCCGGTGCGATCGCCGGCGTCGTCGACGGCCAGGCGCACGACCTCGCCGGCGCCAATGCCGGCGCACCGGTCGCCACGACGCTCACCAACCACGCCGCGGTCACGTCATCGACGGCCGGTGTCACCGGCTTCGTCGCGCAGAACCTCGGCACGCTCGAGAACCGCGACACGGTGCTGCTGACGGGCGCCGGCTCGACCGGCGTCGTGATCGGCACGCTCGGCACGGTGAACAACGCGTCGACGATCCGCGTATCCGACGGCACCGGCGCGCTCGTCCAGGGGGCGTCGGCAACGCTCGCCAACGCCGGTTCGATCGAAGCCGACGACGGCATCGCGGGCGTCCACCTGACGGGCGCCGGCGCATCGGTCGCGCTGTCGGGCGCCGGCACCGTGATCGCGAACGGCAGCGCCGACGGCGTGCTGATCGACTCGACCGTGACGGGCGGCGGGCTGGCAGCCGGCGCGACATCGATCGCGGTCGGCGGCTCGGGCAAGGGGATCGACAACCAGGGGACGAACGCGACGATCGCGCTGGCCGGCACGCAGATCGGCACGACCGGCCGTGGCGCCGACGGCCTGTCGTCGACGGGAGCCGGCGCGCGCATCGCGACCGATGCAGCGACCGTCGTCCGCACCAGCGGCGACAACGCACACGGCTTCTTCGTGTCGGGGGCGGATTCGACGCTGGCGGCCAACGGTACGACCGTCGCGACGACCGGCGCGGGTTCGGCCGCGATCGTGACGACCGGCGGCGCGACCGCGCTGCTGTCGGGCGCGAAGATCACCACGTCGGGCGCGACGTCCGACGGCCTCGTCGCGCAAAACGGCGGCCGCATCGGCGATACGGGCTCGACGATCGCCAGCGCCGCCGGCAACGGCGCCACCGCCGACAGCGGCGGCGTGCTCGCGCTGACCGGCACGGCGCTCAAGGGTGCGACGGCCGGCGTGCTGACGTCCGATACGCTCGCAAACGGCGCAACGAACTCCGTGCTCGTCGACGGCGGCAGCGTCACGTCCGTCACCGGGCCGGCTTTCGCCGTGCGCGGCGGCACGGCCGACATCGCCGTGCGCAACGGCACGGTCGTGACGGCTGGCAACGGCACGCTGCTCGACCTGTCGAACGGCAACCGCGCCACCTTCACCGCATCGGCCGTGAACCTGGCCGGCGACATCGTCTCCGACGCGTCGAGCACCGGCAACGTGTTCCTCGCGAACGGCACGACGCTGACCGGCAAGATCGACCCGGTCGCACTGTCCGTCGACAACACCAGCACGTGGCGCATGACGGGCAGCTCGGTCCTGAGCAGCCTGAACAACGCGGGCCTCGTCGCATTCGCCGCACCGACCGGTTCGCCGACGCTCGCGGGCAGCTACAAGACGCTGACCACCGGCAGCTACGTCGGCAACGGCGGCACGATCGCGCTCAACACGTTCCTCGGCGCCGATGCCTCGCCGACCGATCGGGTGATCGTGAACGGCGGCACCGCGAGCGGCACGACGGGCCTGAAGATCGCCAACACGGCCGGCACCGGCGCGCAGACGAGGGGCGACGGGATTCCGGTGGTCGTCACGGCCAACGGCGGTACGACCACCGCGTCGGCATTCCAGCTCGCGGGCCCCGTGCAGGCAGGCGCATACGAATACCGGCTCTATCGCGGCGGACAAGGTGACGCGAACGGCTGGTACCTGCGGTCGCAACTCGATCCGTCGGACCCCGGCGACCCGATCCACCCGTCCGGCGGCGGTGACCGCGGCAACAACGGGAATGGCAACGGCGGCACGCTCGCGTATCGCCCCGGGGTCTCGGGCTATGCCCTCACGCCGCTGCTCAACGCCGACTACGGCTTCTCCACACTCGGCAAGCTGCACGAGCGCGTCGGCGACATCTACAACCTCGAAAAGCAGCAGCCGGGCAATCGCGACGGCGTGTGGGGGCGCATCGGCGGCCAGAGCCTCGACGCAAACGCGGGGCGCTTCTCGGCAGACGAGCGCACGTTCTTCGCGCAATTCGGCAAGGACTGGACGCTCGACCAGGCACCGAACGGCGGCGGCAGCACGCATGCGGGCGTGACGGCCAGCATCGGCGTGTCGAACGCGAGCTTCAGCGACATGGCGCGCGCCGAGACGGCCAACCTGTCGACGTCGACGGGCTCGGTCGAGATGCACGCACAGAGCATCGGCGGCTACTGGACGAAGTACCTGTCCGACGGCACGTACTTCGACAGCGTCGGTCAGGTCACGCACTACGGCAACCGCTATCGCGACAGCTATGGCAACGAGGCGTCGCAGAACGGCTTCGGCATCGCACTGTCGCAGGAAGTCGGCAAGCCGTTCGCGATCGGCGCGCTGCCGGTCGCGGTCGAGCCGCAGGCGCAGCTCATGTACCAGTACTTGAAGCTGAACGGGTTCAACGACAACGTCTCGGCGGTATCGGGTACGACGACGAACGCGCTGCGCGGACGCGTCGGCGTGCGCATCTTCCGGCCGAACCTCCAGTCGGATTCGGGCGGCGGCGCCGCCACGCCGTACTTCACGGCCGACGTGCTGCACGACTTCGTATCGCCGGGCCAGACCGTCGTCGGCGGCACGCCGTTCGCGACGCATCTCGGCCGCACGTGGTACGAACTCGGCGTCGGCGTGACCGCGGGCTTCGGCAAGTCGGGCGAGCTGTACGCGAACGCGAAGATCGCGCGCAACATCGGCGGCGACTACCGGCGCGGCATCGTCGGGCAGGTCGGCTACCGCTACAGCTGGTAA